The Apium graveolens cultivar Ventura chromosome 6, ASM990537v1, whole genome shotgun sequence genome contains a region encoding:
- the LOC141664696 gene encoding uncharacterized protein LOC141664696, translating into MKTIFLTKFQAAVRYAPSITTLANIKQREDESLMSYFKSFNAESTSVRGASDEALKSFLIAGLRVGSDFWKHLQGKDPATLADIFALAESFKAIEQSLEEVQPVTHASQRNKARKRDRYPSPRYRRSSRSPNRVNTTTMRREWSPPSQYDYRTSRYTPLAASIEHIFEVNKNRGLFRKLEALSSRQSRDKKKYCEYHESSGHNTHECRQLKDEIEAFIKEGYLGEWVVKEVRKYKDDKAKKEEMRAPRGSNNGTLEENKFVRDGSIRTIYGGDPRMECSNRALVRYAREARFRPLMDIHRVETRPPKVFKGESMNITFREADARWVHHPHNDALVISIQIGTKNVHRVFVDNGNSANILYYSTFKKMGLPDRDMSGEDSWVYGFSGAGVRVMGSIRLPCNLGESTLFVTKMLEFNVLNQESSHNVLLERPFLRKMRVITSIHHLTIKFAMPNGVGSIRGSQYDSRECYMQAMRGLGKTPTPKMHQMMIEKRALNNRSRKFGSIIMSNKKTSAPLNFLQ; encoded by the coding sequence ATGAAGACTATTTTCTTGACCAAGTTCCAAGCGGCTGTGAGATATGCTCCCTCTATTACAACCCTCGCCAACATCAAGCAAAGGGAGGATGAAAGCTTGATGTCGTACTTTAAGAGTTTCAATGCGGAATCTACCAGCGTAAGAGGAGCTTCAGACGAAGCCTTAAAGAGCTTTCTAATTGCAGGACTAAGGGTTGGTTCAGACTTCTGGAAACACTTGCAAGGAAAAGACCCGGCTACTCTAGCAGACATCTTTGCTCTGGCAGAATCGTTCAAAGCCATAGAGCAATCTCTGGAGGAAGTACAACCAGTTACGCACGCAAGTCAGAGAAATAAAGCTAGGAAGAGAGACAGATATCCAAGTCCAAGGTACAGAAGGAGTAGTCGAAGCCCGAACCGGGTAAATACCACGACCATGAGGAGAGAATGGAGTCCTCCCTCACAATATGATTATAGAACGAGCCGGTACACGCCCTTGGCCGCTTCAATTGAGCATATCTTTGAGGTAAACAAGAACAGAGGGTTGTTTAGAAAACTCGAGGCtctatcatccaggcaaagtaGAGACAAGAAAAAGTATTGTGAATACCATGAGTCATCCGGGCATAACACACATGAATGTCGCCAACTAAAGGATGAGATCGAAGCATTTATCAAAGAAGGATACCTTGGTGAATGGGTAGTTAAGGAAGTAAGGAAATACAAGGATGAcaaagcaaagaaagaagaaatgcGAGCCCCACGGGGGTCAAACAATGGAACTCTTGAGGAAAATAAATTCGTCAGGGATGGCAGCATTCGAACAATCTACGGGGGAGATCCCCGGATGGAATGCAGCAACCGAGCCTTGGTGAGATATGCTAGGGAAGCCCGGTTCAGACCTCTCATGGACATTCATAGGGTGGAAACTCGACCACCCAAAGTATTTAAGGGCGAGTCCATGAATATTACTTTCAGAGAAGCGGATGCCCGATGGGTGCATCACCCCCACAATGATGCGCTGGTTATTTCCATCCAGATTGGAACCAAAAACGTCCATAGGGTCTTCGTGGACAATGGAAACTCGGCAAACATCCTCTACTATAGCACCTTTAAGAAGATGGGGCTACCTGATCGGGATATGTCGGGGGAAGATTCGTGGGTCTATGGCTTCTCTGGCGCGGGAGTTAGAGTTATGGGATCAATTCGGTTGCCATGTAATTTGGGGGAAAGCACGTTGTTCGTAACAAAGATGCTCGAGTTCAATGTCCTGAATCAGGAGTCGTCCCATAACGTGCTGTTGGAACGGCCTTTTCTTCGGAAGATGAGGGTTATTACTTCAATCCACCACCTTACCATCAAGTTTGCAATGCCAAATGGTGTGGGGAGTATAAGGGGCTCTCAATATGACTCTCGGGAGTGCTACATGCAAGCTATGAGAGGCTTAGGAAAGACTCCCACACCGAAGATGCATCAGATGATGATCGAGAAAAGAGCATTGAACAACCGATCGAGGAAATTCGGGTCCATTATTATGTCGAACAAGAAGACGAGTGCCCCTCTGAACTTCCTCCAGTAA